A region of Streptomyces sp. TG1A-60 DNA encodes the following proteins:
- a CDS encoding BTAD domain-containing putative transcriptional regulator, translated as MELEFRLLGPVEAWHGDRPLRLGGPKPRALLAVLLLRAGQVVPTDTLVDVVWGADPPDTARALVQTYVSALRRALPAGAAEAIGTRPPGYVLRPGVGRVDVAEFEARAADGRRAAADGHHEEAARLLRQALELWRGPALGGVGEALRAEAGRLEEARQAALEEGIAAELERGGREAELVTELTALVGVHPTRERLRGQLMLGLYRLGRQADALAVYAQGRTVLAEELGLDPGPELTRLYEAVLRADPTLLTTTGGATASRRAPVAAPRPVSLLPPAIGDFTGREEEMARVVEGLTGEREAMPVVVVSGPAGVGKSALAVQAAHRVADAYPEGQLYAELHGFSEPVPPAEVLGRLLRALGADPPEDTAERGDLFRSLVAGRRVLLVLDDANGEAQVRPLLPGSATCGVLVTSRARLGGLVGARRTDLDVLDDVRGLELLTRVTGPERTPDDPREGAAARRIVELCGGLPLALRIAGARLATRRHWTPSVLAERLADEHRRLDELSVGDLEVRASLGLSYQALDECARRVLRRIATLGAADVALWTAASLAGTPEDEAEEILERLLDAQLIDCPGTDQVGQPRYRLHDLVRVYAAERAEAEDPVADRTAAVGRALAAGLWLMDRVTEQAPSGAVILRQQFTVKERGAVAHAAPPRGRDQPPATGRREPTEPPTPVGAHTTRRALADPFAWFDAEADALTTAVERAAAMGLHTLACAAAAALCSSSFAISNRFDPWWRSHDAALAAARRAEDRSGEALLIIGLGQLRYEQDRIAEAQEYFRTAERICTELGDVRGRSAALAGLGSACREVGELREAERALTEAADGFRRVGDDTGVGVACRYGGSVRLELGDREGAFPLLDESLRAYRRLGSRRGEALALRTLSLVHRSLGAYEEAARLAEQALEILRGLGDPHMAAYALRARAKARLRLGHTREAETALREIVEVCQTHEDRFGEALTVRTLGECALAEGRLADAEGLLRASVALWEVLALPLPRARAVRNLSAVRAALGDRAGADALRAEAMAVFEACEARERYEPWPQV; from the coding sequence GTGGAGCTGGAATTCCGACTGCTCGGCCCGGTCGAGGCATGGCACGGTGACAGACCCCTGCGGCTGGGCGGACCGAAACCGCGTGCGCTGCTGGCCGTGCTGCTGCTGCGGGCCGGACAGGTGGTGCCCACGGACACGCTGGTGGACGTGGTCTGGGGGGCCGACCCCCCGGACACCGCGCGGGCGTTGGTGCAGACGTATGTGTCGGCGCTGCGGCGGGCCCTGCCCGCCGGGGCGGCCGAGGCGATCGGGACCCGGCCGCCGGGGTATGTGCTGCGGCCCGGCGTCGGGCGGGTCGATGTGGCGGAGTTCGAGGCGCGTGCGGCGGACGGCCGGCGGGCCGCCGCCGACGGGCACCACGAGGAGGCCGCGCGGCTGCTGCGCCAGGCGCTGGAGCTGTGGCGCGGGCCGGCGCTCGGCGGGGTCGGGGAGGCGCTGCGGGCCGAGGCCGGGCGGCTGGAGGAGGCCCGGCAGGCGGCCCTGGAGGAAGGCATCGCCGCCGAGCTGGAGCGCGGTGGGCGCGAGGCGGAGCTGGTCACCGAGCTGACCGCGCTGGTCGGGGTGCATCCGACGCGGGAGCGGCTGCGCGGGCAGCTGATGCTGGGCCTGTACCGGCTGGGCCGGCAGGCCGACGCGCTGGCCGTGTACGCGCAGGGGCGGACCGTGCTCGCCGAGGAGCTGGGGCTCGATCCGGGCCCCGAGCTGACCCGGTTGTACGAGGCCGTCCTGCGGGCCGATCCGACCTTGCTCACCACCACCGGCGGCGCCACGGCCTCGCGGCGCGCACCCGTCGCCGCGCCCCGGCCCGTCTCCCTCCTCCCGCCCGCCATCGGGGACTTCACCGGGCGGGAGGAAGAAATGGCGCGGGTCGTCGAGGGGTTGACCGGCGAGCGGGAGGCGATGCCCGTCGTGGTGGTCTCGGGGCCCGCCGGAGTGGGCAAGTCCGCGCTCGCCGTGCAGGCCGCGCACCGGGTGGCCGACGCGTACCCCGAGGGGCAGCTCTACGCCGAACTGCACGGCTTCAGCGAACCCGTACCGCCCGCCGAGGTGCTGGGCCGGCTGCTGCGGGCGCTCGGCGCGGACCCCCCGGAGGACACCGCCGAGCGCGGCGATCTGTTCCGCAGCCTGGTCGCCGGGCGTCGCGTCCTGCTGGTCCTGGACGACGCGAACGGCGAGGCGCAGGTACGCCCGCTGCTGCCGGGGAGCGCCACCTGCGGGGTGCTGGTGACCTCACGGGCCCGGCTCGGCGGGCTCGTCGGGGCCCGGCGTACCGACCTGGACGTCCTGGACGACGTACGCGGCCTGGAACTGCTGACCAGGGTCACCGGGCCGGAGCGCACCCCGGACGATCCGCGCGAGGGGGCCGCCGCGCGGCGGATCGTCGAGCTGTGCGGCGGGCTGCCGCTGGCCCTGCGGATCGCGGGCGCGCGCCTGGCGACCCGGCGGCACTGGACGCCCAGTGTGCTCGCCGAGCGCCTCGCGGACGAACACCGCCGCCTCGACGAGCTGTCCGTGGGGGACCTGGAGGTTCGGGCCAGTCTCGGCCTCAGCTACCAGGCGCTGGACGAGTGCGCCCGCCGGGTGCTGCGGCGCATCGCCACGCTGGGCGCCGCCGATGTCGCCCTGTGGACGGCGGCCTCGCTCGCCGGCACACCGGAGGACGAGGCGGAGGAGATCCTGGAGCGGCTCCTGGACGCCCAGTTGATCGACTGCCCGGGCACCGACCAGGTGGGCCAGCCGCGTTACCGGCTGCACGACCTCGTCCGCGTCTACGCCGCCGAACGCGCCGAGGCCGAGGACCCGGTGGCCGACCGCACGGCGGCGGTGGGCCGGGCCCTGGCCGCCGGCCTGTGGCTGATGGACCGAGTGACGGAACAGGCGCCCTCGGGTGCGGTGATCCTGAGACAGCAGTTCACCGTGAAGGAGCGGGGGGCCGTCGCCCATGCGGCTCCGCCGCGTGGGCGCGATCAACCACCCGCGACCGGCCGCCGCGAACCGACCGAACCCCCCACCCCGGTAGGCGCACACACCACCCGCCGCGCACTGGCAGACCCCTTCGCCTGGTTCGACGCCGAGGCCGACGCCCTCACCACCGCCGTCGAGCGGGCGGCGGCCATGGGCCTGCACACCCTCGCCTGTGCAGCGGCAGCGGCCCTGTGCTCGTCCTCCTTCGCCATCAGCAACCGCTTCGACCCCTGGTGGCGCAGTCATGACGCCGCGCTGGCGGCGGCCCGCCGCGCCGAGGACCGTTCGGGCGAGGCCCTGCTGATCATCGGCCTCGGCCAGCTCCGCTACGAGCAGGACCGCATCGCCGAGGCCCAGGAGTACTTCCGCACCGCCGAGCGGATCTGCACCGAACTCGGCGACGTGCGCGGCCGTTCCGCCGCCCTCGCCGGCCTCGGCAGCGCCTGCCGCGAGGTCGGCGAACTACGCGAAGCGGAAAGGGCGTTGACCGAGGCGGCCGACGGCTTCCGGCGGGTCGGCGACGACACCGGGGTCGGGGTGGCCTGCCGGTACGGCGGTTCCGTACGCCTCGAACTCGGCGACCGGGAAGGGGCGTTCCCGCTGCTCGACGAGTCGCTGCGGGCGTACCGGCGGCTCGGCAGCCGGCGCGGCGAGGCCCTGGCGCTGCGCACGCTCAGTCTGGTGCACCGGTCGCTCGGCGCGTACGAGGAGGCCGCGCGCCTGGCCGAGCAGGCGCTGGAGATCCTGCGCGGCCTCGGCGACCCGCACATGGCGGCCTATGCGCTGCGGGCCCGCGCCAAGGCCCGGTTGCGGCTGGGGCACACACGGGAGGCGGAGACCGCGCTGCGGGAGATCGTGGAGGTCTGCCAAACCCATGAGGACCGCTTCGGCGAGGCCCTGACGGTGCGAACGCTCGGCGAGTGCGCGCTGGCCGAGGGCCGCCTGGCGGACGCGGAGGGCCTGCTGAGGGCCTCCGTCGCCCTCTGGGAGGTCCTCGCCCTCCCTCTCCCCCGCGCCCGTGCCGTGCGCAACCTCTCCGCCGTACGCGCCGCCCTCGGCGACCGGGCCGGCGCCGACGCGCTGCGCGCCGAGGCCATGGCGGTGTTCGAGGCCTGCGAGGCCCGGGAGCGGTACGAGCCCTGGCCGCAGGTGTGA
- the recO gene encoding DNA repair protein RecO — MSLFRDDGVVLRTQKLGEADRIITLLTRGHGRVRAVARGVRRTKSKFGARLEPFSHVDVQFFARGSELIGRGLPLCTQSETIAPYGGGIVSDYARYTAGTAMLETAERFTDHEGEPAVQQYLLLVGALRTLARGEHAPHLVLDAFLLRSLAVNGYAPTFSDCAKCGMPGPNRFFSVASGGSVCVDCRVPGSVVPSPQTLELLAALLTGDWETADAIEPRHVREGNGLVSAYLHWHLERGLRSLRYVEKS; from the coding sequence ATGAGCCTGTTCCGCGACGACGGCGTCGTCTTGCGCACCCAGAAGCTCGGTGAGGCGGACCGCATCATCACGTTGCTCACTCGCGGTCACGGGCGGGTGCGGGCCGTTGCCCGGGGGGTGCGGCGGACGAAGTCGAAGTTCGGGGCGCGGCTCGAACCCTTCTCCCATGTGGACGTGCAGTTCTTCGCGCGGGGCAGTGAGCTGATCGGACGCGGGCTGCCTCTGTGCACACAGAGTGAGACCATCGCGCCGTACGGCGGCGGCATCGTCAGCGACTACGCCCGCTACACCGCCGGGACGGCCATGCTGGAGACGGCCGAACGGTTCACCGACCACGAGGGCGAACCGGCCGTGCAGCAGTATCTGCTGCTCGTCGGCGCCCTGCGGACGCTGGCCCGTGGCGAACACGCCCCGCACCTCGTCCTCGACGCCTTCCTGCTGCGCTCCCTCGCCGTCAACGGCTACGCCCCCACCTTCAGCGACTGCGCGAAGTGCGGCATGCCCGGGCCGAACCGGTTCTTCTCCGTCGCCTCCGGAGGATCCGTCTGCGTGGACTGCCGGGTGCCCGGCAGCGTCGTACCCTCGCCGCAGACGCTGGAACTGCTCGCGGCGCTTCTTACGGGAGACTGGGAGACCGCGGACGCGATCGAGCCGCGGCACGTCCGGGAGGGGAACGGGCTGGTCTCCGCCTACCTGCACTGGCATCTGGAGCGCGGCCTGCGCTCCCTGCGGTACGTGGAAAAGTCGTAA
- a CDS encoding isoprenyl transferase — protein sequence MVVRGFLGRQRREYKAPTPHPSGARVPKLPGELVPEHVAIVMDGNGRWAKERGLPRTEGHKVGAERVLDVLQGSIQIGVRNISLYAFSTENWKRSPDEVRFLMNFNRDFIRKSRDQLDELGVRVRWVGRMPKLWKSVAKELQVAQEQTKDNDLLTLYFCMNYGGRAEIADAAQALAEDVRAGRLDPSKVTEKTFAKYLYYPDMPDVDLFLRPSGEQRTSNYLLWQSAYAEMVFQDVLWPDFDRRDLWRACVEFASRDRRFGGAIPNEELLAMEGRTED from the coding sequence ATGGTGGTACGCGGGTTCCTGGGGCGTCAGCGCCGCGAGTACAAGGCACCGACGCCGCACCCCTCCGGTGCCCGCGTGCCCAAGCTGCCCGGCGAGCTGGTCCCCGAGCACGTGGCGATCGTCATGGACGGCAACGGCCGCTGGGCCAAGGAGCGTGGGCTGCCGCGCACCGAGGGCCACAAGGTCGGCGCCGAGCGCGTGCTGGACGTCCTCCAGGGCTCGATCCAGATCGGCGTCCGCAACATCTCCCTCTACGCCTTCTCCACCGAGAACTGGAAGCGCTCGCCCGACGAGGTCCGCTTCCTCATGAACTTCAACCGGGACTTCATCCGCAAGTCCCGCGACCAGCTCGACGAACTCGGTGTCCGGGTCCGGTGGGTGGGCCGCATGCCCAAGCTGTGGAAGTCGGTCGCCAAGGAACTCCAGGTCGCCCAGGAGCAGACCAAGGACAACGACCTGCTGACCCTGTACTTCTGCATGAACTACGGCGGCCGGGCCGAGATCGCCGACGCGGCCCAGGCTCTCGCCGAGGACGTCCGGGCCGGCCGGCTCGACCCGTCCAAGGTGACCGAGAAGACCTTCGCGAAGTACCTCTACTACCCGGACATGCCGGACGTCGACCTGTTCCTGCGCCCCAGCGGCGAGCAGCGCACCTCCAACTACCTGCTCTGGCAGAGCGCCTACGCCGAGATGGTCTTCCAGGACGTCCTCTGGCCCGACTTCGACCGCCGCGACCTGTGGCGCGCCTGCGTCGAGTTCGCCTCCCGCGACCGCCGCTTCGGCGGCGCCATCCCGAACGAGGAACTGCTGGCGATGGAAGGCCGGACGGAGGACTGA
- a CDS encoding transcriptional repressor: protein MTTAGPVRGRSTRQRAAVAAALDEVEEFRSAQELHDMLKHKGDSVGLTTVYRTLQSLADAGEVDVLRTSDGESVYRRCSTGEHHHHLVCRVCGKAMEVEGPAVEKWADAIAAEHGFVNVAHTVEIFGTCAECAAKSS, encoded by the coding sequence GTGACGACCGCCGGACCCGTACGAGGTCGATCCACCCGGCAGCGGGCGGCCGTGGCTGCGGCACTCGACGAAGTCGAAGAGTTCCGCAGCGCGCAGGAACTCCACGACATGCTCAAGCACAAGGGCGACTCGGTCGGGCTCACCACCGTGTACCGCACGTTGCAGTCCCTCGCCGACGCGGGCGAGGTCGACGTCCTGCGTACCTCCGACGGCGAGTCCGTCTACCGCCGCTGTTCGACCGGCGAGCACCACCACCACCTGGTCTGCCGTGTCTGCGGCAAGGCCATGGAGGTGGAGGGCCCGGCGGTCGAGAAGTGGGCCGACGCGATCGCCGCGGAGCACGGCTTCGTGAACGTCGCCCACACGGTGGAGATCTTCGGCACCTGCGCGGAGTGCGCGGCGAAGAGCTCTTAG
- a CDS encoding metal ABC transporter permease: protein MEILNYAFMQRALLAAVLVGITAPAIGIYLVQRRQALMGDGIGHVAMTGVGLGFMLSWSPVWTATLVSVLGSVLMELIRWYGRTRGDIALAMLFYGGMAGGVMLINLAPGGTNANLMSFLFGSLSTVSQEDITAICVLAAFVIVMTVALRRQLFAVSQDEEFARVTGLPVRALNLLTAVTAAVTVTVAMRVVGLLLVSALMVVPVAAAQQLTRSFAATFAIAVAIGVSVTIGGTVTSYYQDVPPGATIVLLAIAAFMVLTVLAAPLARRRARALERRESDPAECVIPGVREVAEAKVVRDTVPASRGSAEGSAG, encoded by the coding sequence ATGGAAATCCTGAACTACGCCTTCATGCAGCGGGCCCTGCTCGCCGCCGTCCTCGTCGGCATCACCGCCCCCGCGATCGGCATCTACCTCGTCCAGCGCCGCCAGGCCCTCATGGGCGACGGCATCGGCCATGTCGCGATGACGGGCGTGGGCCTCGGCTTCATGCTGTCGTGGTCCCCCGTGTGGACGGCGACACTGGTGTCCGTGCTGGGCTCGGTGCTGATGGAGCTGATCCGCTGGTACGGCAGGACACGCGGGGACATCGCGCTCGCCATGCTCTTCTACGGCGGCATGGCGGGCGGTGTGATGCTCATCAACCTCGCGCCCGGCGGCACCAACGCCAATCTGATGTCCTTCCTCTTCGGCTCGCTCTCGACCGTGTCGCAGGAGGACATCACCGCGATCTGCGTCCTCGCCGCCTTCGTGATCGTGATGACGGTGGCCCTGCGGCGGCAGCTCTTCGCGGTCAGCCAGGACGAGGAGTTCGCCCGGGTCACGGGCCTGCCGGTGCGGGCGCTGAACCTGCTGACGGCGGTCACGGCGGCAGTGACAGTGACGGTCGCCATGCGCGTGGTGGGCCTGCTGCTGGTGTCCGCGCTCATGGTCGTCCCCGTCGCCGCCGCGCAGCAGCTCACCCGCAGCTTCGCGGCGACCTTCGCGATCGCCGTGGCCATCGGCGTGTCCGTGACGATCGGCGGAACCGTCACCTCGTACTACCAGGACGTGCCGCCCGGAGCGACGATCGTGCTGCTCGCCATCGCCGCGTTCATGGTGCTCACCGTGCTCGCCGCGCCGCTGGCCAGGAGGCGTGCGCGGGCGCTGGAGCGAAGGGAGAGCGACCCGGCGGAGTGTGTGATTCCGGGGGTGCGTGAGGTGGCCGAGGCGAAGGTTGTCAGGGATACGGTTCCGGCCAGCCGGGGCTCCGCCGAGGGGTCCGCAGGTTGA
- a CDS encoding metal ABC transporter ATP-binding protein codes for MSEPVISLRGVRAELGSRTVLRGIDLTVHHGEVVALLGANGSGKSTAVRTVIGQVPVTEGEIELFGTPRRRFRDWRRLGYVPQRTTAAGGVPATVTEVVAAGRLSRAGLGILRKADRDAIRRALDLVGMADRAKDSVNALSGGQHQRVLIARALASEPELLIMDEPMAGVDLASQGVLAATLREQVAKGTTVLLVLHELGPLEPMIDRAVVLRDGCVVHDGPPPKAVGQHALPGHDHVHPHAAPGAEPLRTGLLS; via the coding sequence ATGAGCGAGCCCGTCATATCTCTGCGCGGAGTACGCGCCGAACTGGGCTCGCGCACGGTCCTGCGCGGCATCGACCTCACCGTTCACCACGGTGAGGTCGTCGCGCTGCTCGGCGCCAACGGCTCAGGCAAGTCGACCGCCGTGCGTACGGTGATCGGCCAGGTGCCGGTCACCGAAGGCGAGATCGAACTGTTCGGCACCCCGCGGCGCCGCTTCCGCGACTGGCGGCGGCTCGGCTACGTACCGCAGCGCACGACGGCCGCGGGCGGCGTACCCGCGACGGTGACGGAGGTGGTCGCCGCGGGCCGGCTCTCCCGCGCCGGTCTGGGAATCCTCCGCAAGGCCGACCGGGACGCGATACGGCGTGCCCTCGACCTGGTCGGCATGGCGGACCGCGCCAAGGACTCGGTGAACGCCCTCTCCGGCGGCCAGCACCAGCGCGTCCTGATCGCCCGCGCCCTCGCCTCCGAACCCGAGCTGCTGATCATGGACGAGCCGATGGCGGGCGTCGACCTGGCCAGCCAGGGGGTGCTGGCCGCGACCCTGCGCGAGCAGGTCGCGAAGGGGACGACGGTCCTGCTGGTCCTCCATGAACTCGGCCCGCTGGAACCGATGATCGACCGGGCGGTGGTGCTCCGCGACGGCTGCGTCGTGCACGACGGCCCGCCCCCCAAGGCCGTGGGCCAGCACGCGCTGCCCGGCCACGACCACGTCCACCCGCACGCGGCACCGGGCGCCGAGCCCCTCCGTACGGGTCTGCTGAGCTGA
- a CDS encoding metal ABC transporter substrate-binding protein — protein sequence MNVERRRRLLIPAAATAAAALSLTTLSACSNDSAAAGNTDKFDVVASFYPMAFLAEQIGGDQVNVTSLTEPGQEPHDLEISAKQTAALQEADAVLYLKDLQPAVDDAVAQADTKTKIDAATLTELEDHGAVEHEHEGEEEHPEEEHSEEAHPEEEHPEEEEHALDPHVWLDPVKYAEIAEGVAKAFEKADPDNAAVYKKNADALVKKLDDLHTQFTDGLKTTKTKVFFTNHAAFGYLAERYGLTQEAISGLSPESEPSPARIKELQEEAKADGVTTVFYETLVSDKTAKTLADDAGLKTDVLDPIEGITDKSRGKDYISVQEANLKALQTALGAK from the coding sequence ATGAACGTAGAACGACGACGACGACTTCTGATACCCGCGGCGGCGACCGCGGCCGCCGCCCTCAGTCTCACCACTCTCTCGGCCTGCTCCAACGACAGCGCCGCCGCGGGCAACACGGACAAGTTCGACGTCGTCGCGTCGTTCTACCCGATGGCCTTCCTCGCCGAGCAGATCGGCGGGGACCAAGTGAACGTCACCAGTCTGACCGAGCCCGGCCAGGAGCCGCACGACCTGGAGATCAGCGCCAAGCAGACGGCCGCGCTCCAGGAGGCGGACGCGGTGCTCTACCTCAAGGACCTGCAGCCGGCGGTCGACGACGCCGTCGCGCAGGCGGACACCAAGACCAAGATCGACGCAGCCACGCTGACCGAACTGGAAGACCACGGCGCCGTCGAGCACGAACACGAGGGCGAGGAGGAGCACCCCGAGGAGGAGCACTCCGAGGAGGCGCACCCCGAGGAGGAGCACCCCGAGGAAGAGGAACACGCCCTGGACCCGCACGTCTGGCTCGACCCCGTGAAGTACGCCGAGATCGCCGAGGGCGTCGCCAAGGCCTTCGAGAAGGCCGACCCGGACAACGCCGCGGTCTACAAGAAGAACGCCGACGCGCTGGTCAAGAAGCTCGACGACCTCCACACCCAGTTCACGGACGGCCTGAAGACCACCAAGACGAAGGTCTTCTTCACCAACCACGCCGCCTTCGGCTACCTCGCCGAGCGTTACGGCCTGACCCAGGAAGCCATCTCCGGTCTCAGCCCGGAGAGCGAGCCCAGCCCCGCCCGCATCAAGGAACTCCAGGAAGAGGCCAAGGCCGACGGCGTCACCACCGTCTTCTACGAGACACTGGTGTCCGACAAGACCGCGAAGACACTCGCCGACGACGCGGGGCTGAAGACGGACGTCCTCGACCCGATCGAGGGCATCACCGACAAGTCCCGCGGCAAGGACTACATCTCGGTCCAGGAAGCCAACCTCAAGGCGCTCCAGACGGCCCTGGGAGCCAAGTGA
- a CDS encoding glycine--tRNA ligase, whose protein sequence is MAADKIDTIVSLSKRRGFVFPCSEIYGGQRAAWDYGPLGVELKENIKRQWWRYMVTSREDVVGIDSSVILAPEVWVASGHVATFSDPLTECTSCHKRFRADHLEEAYEAKKGRLPENGLADVNCPNCGTKGQFTEPKQFSGLLSTHLGPTQDTGSIAYLRPETAQGIFTNFAQVQTTSRRKPPFGIAQTGKSFRNEITPGNFIFRTREFEQMEMEFFVKPGEDEKWQEYWMQERWNWYTGLGLREENMRWYEHPQEKLSHYSKRTADIEYRFQFGGSEWGELEGVANRTDYDLGAHSKASGQDLSYFDQEAGERYTPYVIEPAAGVGRTMLAFLLDAYTEDEAPNAKGKLEKRTVLRLDHRIAPVKVAVLPLSRNPELSPKAKGLAAALRQNWNIEFDDAGAIGRRYRRQDEIGTPYCVTVDFDTLDDNAVTVRERDSMKQERVSLDQIEGYLAGRLVGA, encoded by the coding sequence GTGGCCGCCGACAAGATCGACACCATCGTCAGCCTGAGCAAGCGCCGTGGCTTCGTATTCCCGTGCAGTGAGATCTACGGCGGCCAGCGTGCCGCCTGGGACTACGGACCGCTGGGTGTCGAGCTCAAGGAGAACATCAAGCGCCAGTGGTGGCGCTACATGGTGACGTCGCGCGAGGACGTGGTCGGTATCGACTCGTCCGTCATCCTGGCCCCCGAGGTGTGGGTCGCCTCCGGCCACGTCGCCACCTTCTCCGACCCGCTCACCGAGTGCACCTCCTGCCACAAGCGGTTCCGCGCGGACCACCTGGAGGAGGCGTACGAGGCGAAGAAGGGCCGCCTCCCGGAGAACGGCCTCGCGGACGTCAACTGCCCCAACTGCGGCACCAAGGGCCAGTTCACCGAGCCCAAGCAGTTCTCGGGCCTGCTCTCCACCCACCTCGGCCCCACCCAGGACACCGGCTCGATCGCCTACCTGCGTCCCGAGACCGCCCAGGGCATCTTCACCAACTTCGCCCAGGTGCAGACCACTTCGCGTCGCAAGCCGCCGTTCGGCATCGCCCAGACGGGCAAGTCCTTCCGCAACGAGATCACGCCCGGCAACTTCATCTTCCGCACCCGCGAGTTCGAGCAGATGGAGATGGAGTTCTTCGTCAAGCCGGGCGAGGACGAGAAGTGGCAGGAGTACTGGATGCAGGAGCGGTGGAACTGGTACACCGGCCTGGGCCTGCGCGAAGAGAACATGCGCTGGTACGAGCACCCGCAGGAGAAGCTCTCCCACTACTCCAAGCGCACCGCCGACATCGAGTACCGCTTCCAGTTCGGTGGCAGCGAGTGGGGTGAGCTGGAGGGCGTCGCCAACCGCACCGACTACGACCTCGGCGCGCACTCCAAGGCCTCCGGCCAGGACCTGTCGTACTTCGACCAGGAGGCCGGGGAGCGCTACACCCCGTACGTCATCGAGCCCGCCGCCGGTGTCGGCCGCACGATGCTCGCGTTCCTGCTGGACGCGTACACCGAGGACGAGGCGCCGAACGCCAAGGGCAAGCTGGAGAAGCGGACGGTGCTCCGCCTCGACCACCGCATCGCCCCGGTGAAGGTGGCCGTACTGCCGCTGTCCCGCAACCCCGAGCTGTCCCCGAAGGCCAAGGGGCTCGCGGCGGCGCTGCGGCAGAACTGGAACATCGAGTTCGACGACGCGGGGGCGATCGGGCGCCGCTACCGGCGCCAGGACGAGATCGGCACGCCGTACTGCGTGACGGTGGACTTCGACACGCTCGACGACAACGCGGTCACCGTTCGTGAGCGGGATTCGATGAAGCAGGAGCGGGTGTCGCTGGACCAGATCGAGGGGTACCTCGCCGGTCGGCTCGTCGGCGCCTGA
- a CDS encoding ABATE domain-containing protein, producing the protein MVSSSRASAPKGASGVSGIPLRSHSGNVYRFDPGALCLELLVTGGPGALTRYEALHTPGDLVAWADRSRLTPTPPALHVTEDDVAYARRLRDALTRTVVSLVCGGLPELGIAPADSADLDIINEAAARPPLAPAIGADGSRGWAVGTATGARLLSTVARDAVDLLTGPYAERIRMCAGDRCHLLYVDTSRPGRRRWCSMEHCGNRHKVRAHRVRRSGAGPVMREQREEQAEER; encoded by the coding sequence ATGGTTTCGTCGTCCAGGGCATCCGCTCCGAAGGGGGCGTCGGGAGTGTCGGGCATCCCTCTGCGGTCCCACTCCGGGAACGTCTACCGGTTCGATCCGGGCGCCCTCTGCCTGGAGCTGCTCGTCACCGGCGGCCCCGGCGCCCTGACCCGGTACGAGGCGCTGCACACCCCCGGTGACCTGGTCGCCTGGGCCGACCGGTCCCGGCTCACCCCGACGCCCCCCGCGCTCCACGTCACGGAGGACGACGTGGCGTACGCCCGGCGGCTGCGCGACGCGCTGACCCGTACGGTCGTCTCCCTCGTCTGCGGCGGGCTCCCCGAACTGGGCATAGCCCCGGCGGACTCCGCCGACCTCGACATCATCAACGAGGCCGCCGCCCGGCCGCCCCTCGCGCCCGCCATCGGCGCGGACGGCTCCCGGGGCTGGGCCGTCGGCACGGCGACCGGGGCGCGGCTCCTCTCCACCGTCGCCCGTGACGCCGTCGACCTCCTCACCGGGCCGTACGCGGAACGGATCCGCATGTGCGCCGGCGACCGGTGCCATCTCCTCTACGTCGACACCTCCCGGCCCGGCCGCCGCCGCTGGTGCTCGATGGAGCACTGCGGCAACCGCCACAAGGTCCGCGCCCACCGCGTGCGCCGCTCCGGGGCGGGCCCGGTCATGAGGGAACAGAGGGAGGAACAGGCAGAGG